The following proteins are encoded in a genomic region of Diadema setosum chromosome 18, eeDiaSeto1, whole genome shotgun sequence:
- the LOC140242017 gene encoding uncharacterized protein: protein MAQDQGMYASEAEVSMSSTVSDMPVCDDLGIREDVLEGIANERPIEWTKLNGVLLVNGVVLELWKWVKRRKYHANIICSLIQALFDVEIAKEDNPGIRRKVERLVDEDRRLRKNKRARGVETLRVFLRTLFRFEGGRRARVRDGEREEGEREQGEEEGQGTGEVEGVEIEGERGRAGGAGGEERVGPPVEERMRGKRRRETIEGEIGISQGEREKRRRETVGGRGSVKLDEALQEIERLRWELNVVKSRYISERRKCQRFQRELKDLMKRLQSQKKTAAELRDSCERAARDASMYLKTKRARENEISTLKQKLAECRLAIQGQAGSGSTSATSHDGSVREEALEQCRVELRDARVTLERMEEKLAGEREMHLAEREKVERERSKFQRRIKVMKKWRKRMQRRERYRVQGERRKREKMHGKMRAKDSKISSMTKEVRQLREELKAAQSLNAREKEHVAFKEQGLYDTRVRAVYQDLLAKYSVSTRNCEGVVRTVLGGLTDLDVENIKLPKKTTATEMLYEGRKLSQIQVARVLQEEENTTLSSDATTKFGHHYSAFDIYKGSDGGSSSMMIGMGESVGGTAQTTLDTLLGLLHEISDMPGSTQGVNKIIRNIKNTMSDRHVAEKKFNELLKEYRQNILPEIVDGWEEMNSDEKEQFKSMNNFFCGLHYVVGLADYASKTIQAWEKMIFGDDRVGAESLSGMHVESGECGTVRLVRTICKSVQDRGCERSGKPVEFRSFLKSKGVEHVPLAPFHGNRFNILFHNGAGVYFLLSHLKEFFAEHAKDNNLLRAVDADLHVTQYLAATRALGLIDKLVTAPLWRVINEAGHIVDMSAHYSNLHACFVNWANDATQFMRGEAVAFEGKHNPDDPIFMSLVTPNAELDEMTKQILELVFLTFCQVTESMLMDHLGSGKYAEMGEERKRETESVPKTNVGVERDFGMLDRLMRLKPSASMLVYEGIIMGVKNKTSEWRKGLAVTEREELMEYARRSVKAQKEEYAKRAKRLWEERTEKRKSKQQQAEEREVKKRVKSEKVYADAVAKCGGIWLSEREVDEKMQGASEKTCVEMLQAQLQARRHVFQEKNVKGRLNLSEKGRKKSMEELKESVLEIIRESNERGERVENEQEADYAFVCASEEKIGEYKRKVEEKRRKAESRGKKERLKGSEMKYENLVGKIVDHLTVAEDGDEGWYRATVISKCRKGLRLIYDSEPQTAYEYTRREIEEDFQNGDMKLAEFVIEDIIGRNIMHRFEVDGELVWFRGVISSLRREQECLVIYEEMEDEEGELENSWVGPILEDYENNDVRFLARP from the coding sequence ATGGCACAAGATCAAGGTATGTATGCATCGGAAGCTGAGGTAAGTATGAGTTCTACTGTGAGTGATATGCCTGTGTGTGACGATTTGGGAATAAGAGAAGATGTTCTGGAGGGGATCGCAAACGAGAGACCGATCGAATGGACCAAGTTGAATGGTGTACTTCTGGTGAACGGTGTTGTTTTGGAGTTGTGGAAGTGGGTAAAAAGGCGTAAATACCATGCGAACATAATATGTAGTCTAATTCAAGCGTTATTCGATGTCGAGATTGCTAAGGAAGACAATCCCGGCATTCGAAGGAAGGTAGAGAGGCTGGTTGATGAAGATCGAAGGTTGAGGAAGAATAAGAGAGCACGTGGTGTGGAGACATTGAGGGTGTTCTTAAGAACACTTTTTCGATTTGAAGGTGGTAGAAGGGCGAGAGTGAgggatggagaaagagaagagggaGAAAGGGAGCAAGGAGAGGAGGAAGGACAGGGAACAGGAGAGGTGGAAGGAGTTGAAATagaaggggagagagggagggcaGGTGGGGCTGGAGGAGAAGAAAGGGTGGGGCCTCCAGTGGAGGAAAGAATgagaggaaagagaagaagGGAGACAATAGAGGGGGAAATCGGGATATCGCAAggtgagagagagaagagaagaagggAAACAGTAGGAGGGAGGGGATCTGTTAAATTAGACGAAGCTCTTCAGGAAATTGAGAGATTAAGATGGGAACTTAATGTAGTGAAATCAAGGTATATCTCCGAACGTAGAAAGTGTCAACGTTTTCAAAGGGAGCTAAAAGATTTGATGAAGCGCTTGCAGTCGCAGAAAAAGACGGCTGCCGAATTACGGGATTCGTGTGAGAGAGCTGCGAGGGATGCGAGTATGTATTTGAAGACGAAGAGAGCGAGAGAAAACGAAATAAGTACGCTCAAACAAAAACTTGCGGAATGTAGACTAGCAATCCAGGGCCAGGCGGGTAGTGGGAGTACGTCAGCAACATCGCACGATGGCAGCGTACGCGAGGAGGCATTAGAACAGTGCAGAGTTGAGCTACGGGATGCTAGGGTAACGCTAGAACGTATGGAAGAAAAGCTTGCTGGTGAGAGGGAAATGCATTtggcagaaagagagaaagttgAGCGAGAAAGATCAAAATTTCAGCGTAGAATCAAAGTGATGaagaaatggagaaagagaatgCAAAGGCGGGAGAGATATAGGGTGCAAGGGGagagaaggaagagagagaagatgCATGGAAAGATGAGGGCAAAGGATTCTAAAATTTCCTCTATGACGAAAGAAGTCAGACAATTGCGAGAGGAATTGAAAGCAGCGCAAAGCTTGAATGCTCGTGAAAAGGAGCACGTTGCATTCAAAGAACAGGGACTGTATGATACAAGAGTAAGGGCTGTTTACCAAGACCTGTTGGCGAAATACAGTGTAAGCACTAGAAATTGTGAGGGAGTGGTTAGGACGGTCTTAGGGGGGCTTACTGACCTAGACGTCGAGAACATTAAACTTCCCAAGAAAACCACCGCAACGGAAATGCTTTATGAAGGGAGAAAACTTTCTCAAATTCAAGTCGCAAGGGTTTTGCAGGAAGAAGAGAATACTACTCTATCGAGCGACGCCACAACAAAATTCGGGCACCATTATTCAGCGTTTGATATTTATAAGGGTTCAGATGGGGGCAGCTCGAGTATGATGATTGGAATGGGGGAAAGCGTGGGTGGTACTGCCCAAACAACATTAGACACACTCCTTGGACTCCTGCATGAAATAAGTGACATGCCAGGATCCACCCAAGGTGTTAACAAGATAATTCGCAACATAAAGAACACAATGAGTGATCGCCATGTGgcagaaaaaaaattcaacgaACTGCTCAAGGAATACCGGCAAAACATTTTGCCGGAAATAGTAGATGGGTGGGAAGAAATGAACTCCGATGAAAAGGAGCAATTCAAATCAATGAACAATTTTTTCTGCGGACTGCACTATGTAGTGGGTTTAGCAGATTATGCAAGCAAGACCATTCAGGCGTGGGAGAAAATGATATTCGGGGATGATAGAGTAGGAGCTGAGTCACTAAGTGGGATGCATGTCGAGAGTGGTGAGTGTGGGACTGTTCGCTTAGTGCGGACCATTTGCAAGTCCGTGCAGGACCGTGGATGTGAGAGGTCCGGAAAGCCTGTGGAATTCAGGTCTTTTCTGAAGTCAAAGGGTGTTGAACATGTCCCTCTTGCACCCTTCCATGGGAATAGATTTAATATTCTTTTCCATAACGGTGCTGGGGTCTATTTCCTTCTGTCCCACCTGAAAGAATTTTTCGCTGAACATGCAAAAGACAACAATCTTTTGAGAGCGGTCGACGCCGACTTACATGTCACCCAGTACTTAGCAGCCACACGAGCACTAGGACTGATAGATAAGCTGGTCACTGCTCCGTTGTGGCGAGTAATTAACGAGGCAGGCCATATCGTGGACATGAGTGCCCACTACTCGAATTTGCATGCTTGTTTTGTGAACTGGGCTAATGACGCCACTCAGTTCATGCGGGGGGAAGCTGTGGCGTTCGAAGGCAAACACAACCCAGATGATCCTATCTTCATGTCTTTGGTGACCCCAAATGCAGAACTAGATGAGATGACCAAGCAAATTCTGGAACTTGTGTTCCTTACTTTCTGCCAGGTCACTGAAAGCATGTTGATGGATCATCTGGGTTCTGGGAAGTACGCCGAGATGGGAGAAGAGCGAAAGAGAGAGACTGAGAGTGTGCCCAAGACAAATGTAGGGGTAGAACGGGATTTTGGTATGTTGGACAGGCTTATGCGCTTGAAGCCTTCCGCAAGTATGTTAGTGTACGAGGGCATTATCATGGGTGTGAAAAATAAGACAAGCGAATGGAGGAAAGGGCTAGCCGTCACTGAGAGAGAAGAGTTGATGGAGTATGCGCGAAGGAGTGTGAAAGCGCAGAAAGAGGAGTACGCGAAGCGAGCGAAGCGGCTGTGGGAAGAAAGAACTGAAAAGCGAAAAAGCAAACAGCAGCAGGCCGAAGAACGCGAAGTAAAAAAACGCGTAAAAAGTGAAAAGGTGTATGCTGATGCTGTGGCTAAGTGTGGAGGGATATGGTTATCAGAGCGTGAGGTAGACGAGAAGATGCAAGGAGCGAGTGAGAAGACTTGTGTGGAGATGTTGCAAGCGCAACTGCAAGCTAGGAGACATGTGTTCCAAGAGAAGAATGTGAAGGGCAGGTTGAACTTAAGTGAAAAGGGCCGAAAGAAGAGTATGGAAGAACTGAAAGAGAGTGTTCTTGAGATCATAAGGGAATCTAATGAGAGGGGAGAAAGGGTAGAGAATGAACAGGAGGCTGATTATGCCTTTGTTTGTGCCTCAGAGGAGAAGATTGGGGAATACAAGAGAAAGGtagaagagaagagaaggaaaGCAGAGAGTCGAGGGAAGAAGGAGAGATTGAAGGGTTCTGAAATGAAGTATGAAAACTTAGTGGGTAAGATAGTTGACCATTTGACTGTTGCAGAGGATGGGGATGAGGGATGGTACAGAGCAACTGTAATCAGCAAGTGTAGAAAAGGTTTGAGACTTATCTACGACAGCGAACCGCAAACTGCATATGAATACACCAGAAGAGAAATTGAAGAAGACTTTCAGAACGGGGACATGAAATTAGCGGAATTTGTCATTGAGGACATAATTGGCAGGAATATTATGCATAGGTTTGAGGTTGACGGTGAGCTAGTCTGGTTCAGGGGAGTGATTTCGTCTTTAAGAAGGGAACAGGAATGTCTTGTGATATACGAGGAGATGGAGGACGAGGAaggcgagcttgaaaattcttgGGTGGGGCCAATTTTAGAAGACTACGAAAACAATGATGTTAGATTTTTGGCAAGACCGTAG